In one Bradysia coprophila strain Holo2 unplaced genomic scaffold, BU_Bcop_v1 contig_415, whole genome shotgun sequence genomic region, the following are encoded:
- the LOC119082401 gene encoding pre-mRNA-splicing factor Syf2 translates to MEGEKSSTEKLKDRMERLKKLHLARNEARQHNHQEVVEEDARNKLPANWETRKRQADWLIADEKARKEAAEKGLNYDRVKLLHVSAVEASNFEKKKKKKNPDVGFSDYEAQTARQYNRLVKQMPARDMVKYEQQRQAFGEAFYGGAHTIQQGLHKDDPKAIDNMVKDLENQISKRKSFSRRRTHNDDADIDYINEKNQRFNKKLERFYGEHTVEIKQNLERGTAI, encoded by the coding sequence ATGGAAGGTGAAAAATCATCCACTGAGAAATTAAAGGATCGTATGGaacgattgaaaaaattacatttggcCAGAAATGAAGCGCGTCAACACAATCACCAAGAAGTTGTGGAAGAGGATGCTCGAAACAAATTGCCAGCAAATTGGGAAACACGTAAAAGACAGGCCGATTGGTTGATTGCAGACGAGAAAGCCCGAAAAGAAGCAGCAGAAAAAGGTCTGAATTATGACCGCGTGAAATTGTTGCATGTGTCCGCCGTGGAAGCCAGTAATTTcgagaagaaaaagaagaagaaaaatccgGATGTTGGATTTTCGGACTATGAGGCACAAACAGCCAGGCAGTATAACAGGCTGGTGAAACAGATGCCCGCACGGGACATGGTCAAATATGAACAACAGCGACAAGCGTTTGGAGAGGCGTTTTACGGAGGAGCACACACAATTCAACAAGGACTCCATAAGGACGATCCCAAGGCAATCGATAATATGGTCAAGGATCTAGAAAATCAAATATCGAAACGCAAGAGTTTCTCGAGACGTCGAACGCACAACGATGATGCGGACATCGATTACATTAATGAGAAGAATCAACGTTTCAACAAGAAACTGGAACGATTCTATGGCGAACACACGGTTGAAATTAAACAGAATTTGGAACGAGGTACGGCCATATAG